ATGCATAGTTTTATCAGTCAACATATAAATGTTATTTGACATCTACTGTACAcattcttttactttgaaaaattATTAGTCTGAATTTATCGTTCGAAGGCTGCTTCCGCCGAGTTCAGTCCATTAGGTCCTGTGCTGCAATTTGTAATTATGAGCAGTTTTTAGCTCTGGTTTTGTGATGGTCACCTCAGCCACGCGTCCAACACACCCCTtcatgttaaatatgtttactgtcacctaaaaacacacaaagacacaaaaaacaccTCAACTTTAAAATGAGGGGGGTAGAAGCGGGAAGAAAAGGGACATAATCTAAAAGCCTCAAGACGCCCTCCAGCCAAGAAAAGTCTGTCCGTATTCTTGGCAGGTTCAGTGAGGGACGTACCCCTTGCCTGCTTCTGCTGAAACAGGACTTAATGTTACTCAAGTTCGCGCGACCAGTTAGGTCCCGCCCATCGAGTCCTCTTCATCAGATGATCCAACTTGAAATAACAACGCCCTGCGTTCTGTCTACGATTAGCGCTTATTGCAGCCTGGTGAGCAGATCCTGCACTCTGCGGAAACAAGGCTCCCCTCGCCTGTCGACGAGCAACATCTAGATCACAAGTCAGACGGGAACACAAAAGCCTCAGCGGCACATTCTGcatcgtcctcctcgtcctcctcaggaATATTCTCGGGCTCCCATGTGAAGACATCTGTGGCGTTGTCCGTGAAGGAGCCCGATTGGCTCAGTCTCATGTCCCAGGGACACAAAGCATCGCGGCGGCCCAGGGCCAGGTTCTGTTTGGACTCGTCTATCTGCTCTGGGGTAATGTCTGCTGGGCCATCTTCAACACACAGTGGCTCCTGGTTCTCTGGGACTTCTCCTTCCTCACTATTGGGTATACAAACTTCGCTCCTGTTTGAGGTTTGTTGATCATCAGACTCCCATGGACAAACATCTCCCTGTGCGCTCTCTTGTCTTTGGCAAACCTTTGGTTCTTCTGTCTCCCAAGGACAAACTTCTCCCAGAGTGCTTTCTTGCTTTTGGAGAACCTTTGGTTCTTCTGTCTCCCAAGGACAAACTTCTCCCACAGTCTTCTCTTGCTTTTGGAGAACCTTTGGTTCTTCTGTCTCCCAAGGACAAACATTTTCCAGAGTGCTTTCTTGCTTTTGGAGAAACTTTGGTGCTTCTGTCTCCCAAGGACAAACATCTCCCACAGTCATTTCTTGCTTTTGGAGAACCTTTGGTTCTTCTGTCTCCCAAGGACAAACATCTCCCACAGTCTTCTCTTGCTTTTGGAGAACCTTTGGTTCTTCTGTCTCCCAAGGACAAACATCTCCCAGAGTGCTTTCTTGCTTTTGGAGAACCTTTGGTTTGTCTGTTTCCCAAGGACAAACATCTCCCGTAGTGCTCTCCTGCTTTTTGAGAACCTTTGGTTCTTCTGTATCCCAAGGACAAATGTCTTCCCTTGACGTTCCTTGTCTTTGTAAGTTTGCTTTTGACACTTGCGCTTTCACCGCCTCTGCGCAAACGGCATCTTGCCTCACATGCTTCTCAGATGTTTTGGGAGTCGGTGGATTTCTTGATTCTAGTTCAGCACTATcccatggacaaacatctgctgGCCTTTCCAGTCCTTTTGAGAAGATACCGGTTGCTGTGGTTTTATCGGTTTTCCGGAGACATATGTTTACTTCTGTGCCGTCTTCCCCATTAGTCTGCACAGAAGAATCTCTCAAAGGCGAAGTACCTTTTTGTGAGCCTGCTGGTTTGTGTTGATGTCCACTCTCCCAGGGACAAATATCTACTTTGATGTTCATTTGTGTGGTTGAGCTTGTATCCGTTGGCTCAGTGTTCCCCTCATCCCATGGACAAATGTCTCCCGTTAATTTAGGGGGATCAGGGAAATCCCAGGGACAACTTTCGGCTGCCTTTGGCATTTCTTTCCCCAAATGCAGGCTAGGGTATTTTGCATGGTGCTCATCAGTTAAAATGTCTTTTGACACCCCAGGATGGATAGCAGCTTTCATGACTTGTCGAAGAGGTACAGACAGCGTCCCCTTGGTCTCCAAAGGATTTAGGTTTTCGTATACAACTTCAGCCTTGTCCTGAGCATCCCAGGGACAAACATTAGTAAATTCTTTATCTTGCTTTAACAAAGGTTGGGGACTTCCCGGAGTCTCCCAGGGACATACATCTGCTGGACGTTTCAAAGACTGTTGTCCCTGTGAATCTCTCGACGTGTTAGTATAAGAAATAACTGGAATATCCTGTGATTCCCAGGGACACGCCTCAACAAGCCCACTTCCACGCCTGCTCCCGACCCCTTGCTCTTGAGGTTCCCATGGACGTACGTTGGATGGCTGAGATTCCCAAGGGCAGACGTCTGCTTTGATGCTCGGCTGCTTCTGGAGTCCCCATCCGTCCTGGGAAGCACCAGCTCCATCCCATGGACACACATCTTTGTTGGCAGCGCTGCGGACTGGTGTGATTCGATTACTTCCTCGTCGGTGAGTTGAAGGAGTTCTACAGCTGCTAGCGGTTTCCCAAGAACCGATACTACTACGCCTGCTGTTCTGCCTCGATAAAAACACATGTTCACAGGTGCCACCTTGTTGCACATCATCCACATCCCACGGGTAGACGCCCGATTTCACGATGACAAGCTGCCTGAGGCTTCTGTCGGTAGAATCCCCGGAAGAAAGTCTGACGGCATTCTGTTTCACGAGACATGGTTTTTCCACCGTTGTCATGCTTCTTTTCTGCAGTGACTTCTTTTCCTTGCTGGGACGTCGACTAGATGTTCCCCATCTCGGCATTGTGCAAGTGCTCTCCTGACTTTTCTGTGAAACAGAATCCTTGAACTCATTTAAACTTCCGTCCTTACTGGACTGGCTTCCGCTATCGAAGGATCCCATGAGTGCTTTCACAGCGAGCCACTTGGTGCTGGTGCCGCGGAAGGAGAAAACGCGGTGATCTTTCGTGGCCTTTGCCCTTGGCGTGCCTGGTGcactcacagacgcacaaaccTGTGGTTTTGGGGAgccgctctcccccctgtccTCTGAAGGGTTCTTTTCTACGGATGGGAAATGGTCCCAGGGACAGACTAGCGCTTCTGGAGATTGTGGCCCTCTGTTGGAGCCGTCCTCAGAGTTTGCGTAGGTGACATGTTTCTGGTTCTTGTCCCCAGATTGTTCTTGAGCCATCTCCCAAGGACAGACCTCAGCCTTGTCAAATGACTCTAGCTGGAGAGCGCTCCTCGTCTGCTCGCTAATGGAAATGCTCTGCCGGGACCTCGACAGCACTGTTTTGGATCTGCTAACCTTGGGTAAGTTCTCCATGGAATGGGTGGTGGTTGAGGTCAGGCTCCAGGACTTGTGGAGCCTGGTGTGATCAGGATGCAGGAGATTGGTATCAATTGACAGATTTTGAGCACTGGCTGACTTGCAAACACCTGGTGGGATATCCAAGGAATCGGTCTCAGATTGTCGCGAGAACCTCTTCAGAGAGTCTTCCTTCAAGGGGGGGTCTCTTTCCCTGACATAGTGATGATCACTTTGGGACTTGCGCATCGATGGGGATTTCATGGAACTTTTGTAACTGATGCAGACGTTATCTGGGGTTCTCCTGAAAGACTCGGGTTGGTTGGCACTCATCCTGCTGTGGAAGGATCCTTCTCTGTCGTCGCGGCTGCACCGCCGGCTCATGTTTTCTGGGATCTCAGCAATGCGTCTAATAATGGATCTGCCCAATGCACAGCGAGAACTCCGCTTCTTTGACAGGTGAGGATTGTTTGCGGTCATCTTTTTGGTCTTGTGGACTTCTAACTGGGCATATAACTTCCTCAGTTCATCCTGGTGCACATGAAGAGGGGAGAAAATGGATGATGGGATTGAGTAAATGATTGAGGAGAGGAAAACATATGGAGAGTAACAAGTCAGAGGAGAGGTAACAGACATGTTTCCATGTAAGAAGACCCCCGTTTAGGACAAGGGTAAAGGGTGGAGAAGGGTTATACTGCATAGGTTCTTTCTACAGCTGATTCTATTCACTGttaatttataatttaaatTATAACACTTTTAAGATCTTTTTATGTGAGTTTACAACTGATCACGACTGAAATTTAGGgacatttattttccttatttaAATGTGATCTTTGGAATTTCCTCCACATGTTGTAAATTATATCCTAATGCGAAGTGATAGCATCGTTCTGAGGGGACAAGAGAGTTTACCCGAAAGTCCTCCGGGTCCACTCCGGTGTGTTCACTCCACGCAGAGTGAAAACTGCTGTTGAGGTACGAGCCGGAGCGCCGCAGGTCCACCTCCTCTTCGTACACCTCCGCGGCGATCTCCGCCCTTGCCGGCTTGGACACATAAAGAAACTGGGGAGGAGACACGGGGGCAAAAAGGCA
The sequence above is a segment of the Gasterosteus aculeatus chromosome 9, fGasAcu3.hap1.1, whole genome shotgun sequence genome. Coding sequences within it:
- the gpr179 gene encoding uncharacterized protein gpr179 isoform X2 → MAPVLRLLLLIFPLLRAQVTPGIAPGPSEDAANSSNLLTNSTGTSKVSPSTTFGPTEPPSEAPTQEEDDWSPAETFLYTRDPTVLEAARCSRAYSPPGMSGSLPASFSAPLRPALDALANTANFLNMIFQASDLRESTVQEDMEWYHALVRALLEADLLIRRALLTFDADPTSSVPQLVLCASRNPTAKVQTIILQDLSKAWESLHPPAPAPDDSWFRSFKFPESNQPTAALSKRVLLNDLSTLDTPKWRQGDSYVTNHSGVRSGSSPFLDCEDGLFLSDWMLTLSTSFYGLKPDLTPEFRGVIRVDVNIQDIDLDQCATGDGWFADTHQCNRTTMECVPSPGQGFQLGQYCCRCKEGYYDPEMPPPDSDGGAANRSDGGSGGGGTCYPNVPICLPCWPGCGSCQDGAPCRVQEAWLLRAGVLAVQGFFMLLIFVSMLVAYRHRRSRRIRASGLLLLEMILFGSLLLYFPVFIMYFKPSTFRCILLRWVRMLGFSIVYGTVTLKMYRVLKVFLSRTAQRVPYMSGLHLLRILGVMLMTVSWFLCAWTVGALQNRDRNIPVFVGTSTWDGQGFNLCHVDRWDYMMAVAELLFLCWGSSLWSAVRPVPSAFHEPRYMGIAIHNELLLSSAFHLFRFTFPSLHPDWMLLLSFMHTHVTITVTLALLFVPKFLYVSKPARAEIAAEVYEEEVDLRRSGSYLNSSFHSAWSEHTGVDPEDFRDELRKLYAQLEVHKTKKMTANNPHLSKKRSSRCALGRSIIRRIAEIPENMSRRCSRDDREGSFHSRMSANQPESFRRTPDNVCISYKSSMKSPSMRKSQSDHHYVRERDPPLKEDSLKRFSRQSETDSLDIPPGVCKSASAQNLSIDTNLLHPDHTRLHKSWSLTSTTTHSMENLPKVSRSKTVLSRSRQSISISEQTRSALQLESFDKAEVCPWEMAQEQSGDKNQKHVTYANSEDGSNRGPQSPEALVCPWDHFPSVEKNPSEDRGESGSPKPQVCASVSAPGTPRAKATKDHRVFSFRGTSTKWLAVKALMGSFDSGSQSSKDGSLNEFKDSVSQKSQESTCTMPRWGTSSRRPSKEKKSLQKRSMTTVEKPCLVKQNAVRLSSGDSTDRSLRQLVIVKSGVYPWDVDDVQQGGTCEHVFLSRQNSRRSSIGSWETASSCRTPSTHRRGSNRITPVRSAANKDVCPWDGAGASQDGWGLQKQPSIKADVCPWESQPSNVRPWEPQEQGVGSRRGSGLVEACPWESQDIPVISYTNTSRDSQGQQSLKRPADVCPWETPGSPQPLLKQDKEFTNVCPWDAQDKAEVVYENLNPLETKGTLSVPLRQVMKAAIHPGVSKDILTDEHHAKYPSLHLGKEMPKAAESCPWDFPDPPKLTGDICPWDEGNTEPTDTSSTTQMNIKVDICPWESGHQHKPAGSQKGTSPLRDSSVQTNGEDGTEVNICLRKTDKTTATGIFSKGLERPADVCPWDSAELESRNPPTPKTSEKHVRQDAVCAEAVKAQVSKANLQRQGTSREDICPWDTEEPKVLKKQESTTGDVCPWETDKPKVLQKQESTLGDVCPWETEEPKVLQKQEKTVGDVCPWETEEPKVLQKQEMTVGDVCPWETEAPKFLQKQESTLENVCPWETEEPKVLQKQEKTVGEVCPWETEEPKVLQKQESTLGEVCPWETEEPKVCQRQESAQGDVCPWESDDQQTSNRSEVCIPNSEEGEVPENQEPLCVEDGPADITPEQIDESKQNLALGRRDALCPWDMRLSQSGSFTDNATDVFTWEPENIPEEDEEDDAECAAEAFVFPSDL
- the gpr179 gene encoding uncharacterized protein gpr179 isoform X1, whose protein sequence is MAPVLRLLLLIFPLLRAQVTPGIAPGPSEDAANSSNLLTNSTGTSKVSPSTTFGPTEPPSEAPTQEEDDWSPAETFLYTRDPTVLEAARCSRAYSPPGMSGSLPASFSAPLRPALDALANTANFLNMIFQASDLRESTVQEDMEWYHALVRALLEADLLIRRALLTFDADPTSSVPQLVLCASRNPTAKVQTIILQDLSKAWESLHPPAPAPDDSWFRSFKFPESNQPTAALSKRVLLNDLSTLDTPKWRQGDSYVTNHSGVRSGSSPFLDCEDGLFLSDWMLTLSTSFYGLKPDLTPEFRGVIRVDVNIQDIDLDQCATGDGWFADTHQCNRTTMECVPSPGQGFQLGQYCCRCKEGYYDPEMPPPDSGGSTDGGAANRSDGGSGGGGTCYPNVPICLPCWPGCGSCQDGAPCRVQEAWLLRAGVLAVQGFFMLLIFVSMLVAYRHRRSRRIRASGLLLLEMILFGSLLLYFPVFIMYFKPSTFRCILLRWVRMLGFSIVYGTVTLKMYRVLKVFLSRTAQRVPYMSGLHLLRILGVMLMTVSWFLCAWTVGALQNRDRNIPVFVGTSTWDGQGFNLCHVDRWDYMMAVAELLFLCWGSSLWSAVRPVPSAFHEPRYMGIAIHNELLLSSAFHLFRFTFPSLHPDWMLLLSFMHTHVTITVTLALLFVPKFLYVSKPARAEIAAEVYEEEVDLRRSGSYLNSSFHSAWSEHTGVDPEDFRDELRKLYAQLEVHKTKKMTANNPHLSKKRSSRCALGRSIIRRIAEIPENMSRRCSRDDREGSFHSRMSANQPESFRRTPDNVCISYKSSMKSPSMRKSQSDHHYVRERDPPLKEDSLKRFSRQSETDSLDIPPGVCKSASAQNLSIDTNLLHPDHTRLHKSWSLTSTTTHSMENLPKVSRSKTVLSRSRQSISISEQTRSALQLESFDKAEVCPWEMAQEQSGDKNQKHVTYANSEDGSNRGPQSPEALVCPWDHFPSVEKNPSEDRGESGSPKPQVCASVSAPGTPRAKATKDHRVFSFRGTSTKWLAVKALMGSFDSGSQSSKDGSLNEFKDSVSQKSQESTCTMPRWGTSSRRPSKEKKSLQKRSMTTVEKPCLVKQNAVRLSSGDSTDRSLRQLVIVKSGVYPWDVDDVQQGGTCEHVFLSRQNSRRSSIGSWETASSCRTPSTHRRGSNRITPVRSAANKDVCPWDGAGASQDGWGLQKQPSIKADVCPWESQPSNVRPWEPQEQGVGSRRGSGLVEACPWESQDIPVISYTNTSRDSQGQQSLKRPADVCPWETPGSPQPLLKQDKEFTNVCPWDAQDKAEVVYENLNPLETKGTLSVPLRQVMKAAIHPGVSKDILTDEHHAKYPSLHLGKEMPKAAESCPWDFPDPPKLTGDICPWDEGNTEPTDTSSTTQMNIKVDICPWESGHQHKPAGSQKGTSPLRDSSVQTNGEDGTEVNICLRKTDKTTATGIFSKGLERPADVCPWDSAELESRNPPTPKTSEKHVRQDAVCAEAVKAQVSKANLQRQGTSREDICPWDTEEPKVLKKQESTTGDVCPWETDKPKVLQKQESTLGDVCPWETEEPKVLQKQEKTVGDVCPWETEEPKVLQKQEMTVGDVCPWETEAPKFLQKQESTLENVCPWETEEPKVLQKQEKTVGEVCPWETEEPKVLQKQESTLGEVCPWETEEPKVCQRQESAQGDVCPWESDDQQTSNRSEVCIPNSEEGEVPENQEPLCVEDGPADITPEQIDESKQNLALGRRDALCPWDMRLSQSGSFTDNATDVFTWEPENIPEEDEEDDAECAAEAFVFPSDL